In Naumovozyma castellii chromosome 1, complete genome, one DNA window encodes the following:
- the RFC3 gene encoding replication factor C subunit 3 (ancestral locus Anc_3.69), whose product MSNKILNKDNDNLPWVEKYRPETLDDVYGQTEVVTTVRKFLAEGKLPHLLFYGPPGTGKTSTIVALAREIYGRNYSNMVLELNASDDRGIDVVRNQIKDFASTRQIFSKGFKLIILDEADAMTNAAQNALRRIIEKYTKNTRFCILANYSHKLTPALLSRCTRFRFQPLPREAIEMRIANVLVHENLKLSDEAKEALITLSQGDMRRVLNVLQASKATLDDPVKDEIDAEVIYECCGAPRPNDLKTVLKSILEDDWSTAYYTLTKIRSLKGLALIDLIEGIVKILEDYELKNELTRITLLTKLGDIEYAISKGGNEKIQSSAVIGAIKSSFELEVN is encoded by the coding sequence ATGAGCAATaagatattaaataaagataatgaTAACCTTCCCTGGGTTGAAAAATACAGACCTGAGACACTAGATGATGTTTATGGACAAACTGAAGTCGTTACCACGGTTCGCAAGTTCTTAGCAGAAGGTAAATTGCCacatttattattttatggACCACCAGGTACGGGTAAGACGTCTACTATTGTCGCCCTTGCGCGTGAAATATATGGACGAAATTATTCTAACATGGTCTTGGAATTGAATGCTTCCGATGATAGAGGTATTGATGTTGTCAGGAAccaaattaaagattttgCCTCCACAAGACAGATTTTTTCTAAGGGgtttaaattaattattttggATGAAGCTGATGCTATGACCAATGCAGCTCAAAATGCCTTGAGACGTATCATTGAGAAGTACACTAAGAATACGAGATTTTGTATCTTGGCCAATTATTCGCACAAGTTAACACCTGCTCTGCTAAGTAGGTGCACCAGGTTTAGATTTCAGCCATTACCAAGAGAAGCCATTGAAATGAGAATTGCCAACGTTCTTGTACACGAAAACTTGAAATTATCTGATGAAGCTAAGGAAGCTTTAATAACGTTATCACAAGGTGATATGAGACGTGTATTAAATGTGTTACAAGCAAGTAAGGCTACATTAGATGATCCTGTGAAAGATGAGATTGATGCAGAAGTTATATACGAATGTTGTGGAGCACCGAGACCTAATGATCTAAAAACTGTATTAAAATCGATATTAGAAGACGATTGGAGCACAGCATATTACACTTTAACGAAAATACGTAGTTTGAAAGGACTAGcattaattgatttaatCGAAGGGATCGTAAAGATTTTGGAAGATTacgaattgaaaaatgaacTAACAAGAATAACACTATTGACTAAATTGGGAGACATTGAATATGCTATATCTAAGGGGGGTAACGAGAAGATCCAGAGTAGTGCAGTTATTGGCGCCATCAAATCAAGTTTTGAATTAGAAGTTAACTAG
- the MID1 gene encoding Mid1p (ancestral locus Anc_3.68) — MLPSPFYWILHFLFQLHSQSISVNAQLIPNNASSQHLLNKANDNLLHNFDLSSPSLINSDNIYEWQPVVANITIGETNSFVFTIDPELTGSGFAPTYEVFIFLSGNICSRPENSSDIELGVFYSFDKNILSNSSLGTYTAFGNGYMEQLAISPIQESQSNVTSEYSNLYVVMQLVNATTNEALIDYTNGEDTRAWEYRLSISENDLVYQWDYRSWLQVLDTDHSSALLITGNVSTDAKVYHNYSIYDPSLYDLYIYSYEDSLKFDQDLNISLCAVKNGPYLVTSEGSNNLSKSLEVTDLKIQKSIEDSAAGVSEYFYITGLNSSTTYAAYLTKKIGKSGNITDVGGVLFSKEYFSTKDTDTCSLIYGLDFCTGVAYSVPTSSLAFGNKTLLAETYDHIASAIYGNFSKALQLISCDAESDARYSPIRTCDDCATSYRNWVCAVSIPRCSTSSSEYFVHRDHLDNRNSYINTFIKPSRDYFEVLPCIDMCHAMVRDCPSDFGFACPNPKRDDDLLNYSYNYYRSGTNLETCNFIGNVSDLVAVSM, encoded by the coding sequence ATGCTACCATCCCCATTTTATTGGATTTTACATTTTCTGTTTCAACTGCACTCACAAAGCATCAGCGTTAATGCTCAACTGATACCCAACAATGCATCATCGCAGCATCTCTTAAACAAAGCAAATGACAATCTTCTTCACAACTTCGATCTATCATCTCCATCTCTTATAAATTCAGATAATATCTACGAATGGCAACCTGTTGTGGCCAATATAACGATAGGCGAAACAAATTCATTTGTATTCACTATTGATCCTGAATTAACAGGATCGGGCTTCGCACCTACTTATGAAGTGTTCATCTTTCTTAGTGGGAACATCTGCTCCCGACCTGAAAATTCATCAGACATTGAACTGGGAGTCttttattcatttgataaaaataTCTTATCAAACTCTTCACTGGGTACTTACACTGCTTTTGGAAATGGGTATATGGAACAGTTAGCCATTAGTCCCATACAAGAATCCCAATCTAATGTAACTTCTGAATATTCTAACTTGTATGTGGTTATGCAATTGGTTAATGCCACAACAAATGAAGCCTTGATTGACTACACCAATGGGGAGGATACAAGAGCTTGGGAGTACAGATTGAGTATATCAGAAAATGATTTGGTATACCAATGGGATTATAGATCATGGCTGCAAGTACTAGATACAGATCATTCATCTGCATTACTGATAACGGGGAACGTTTCTACTGATGCCAAAGTCTATCATaattattccatttatGATCCATCATTGTACGATTTATACATTTATTCATATGAAGATTCGTTGAAGTTTGATCAAGATCtgaatatttctttatgtGCAGTGAAGAATGGACCTTATCTGGTTACATCAGAGGGCTCAAATAATTTGAGTAAATCATTAGAAGTCACTGACTTGAAGATTCAGAAAAGTATTGAAGATTCTGCAGCTGGTGTTAGTGAATATTTCTATATCACGGGACTGAACAGTTCAACAACTTATGCGGCATATCTGACAAAAAAGATTGGGAAAAGTGGTAATATAACTGATGTTGGAGGTGTTCTTTTTTCCAAGGAGTATTTCTCAACAAAGGACACAGACACCTGTTCTCTCATATATGGACTAGATTTTTGTACAGGTGTTGCATATTCAGTTCCAACATCCTCTCTGGCATTTGGTAATAAGACTTTACTTGCAGAAACATATGATCATATTGCTAGCGCGATCTACGGTAATTTTAGCAAAGCATTACAATTAATATCGTGCGATGCTGAAAGTGACGCTAGATATTCTCCAATACGAACATGTGATGACTGTGCGACCTCGTACCGTAATTGGGTCTGTGCAGTGTCAATTCCCAGGTGCTCTACAAGTTCGtctgaatattttgtacATAGGGATCACCTTGACAACAGAAATTCATACATAAATACTTTCATAAAACCATCAAGAGACTATTTTGAAGTCCTGCCATGTATTGATATGTGCCATGCCATGGTAAGAGACTGTCCAAGTGACTTTGGGTTTGCATGCCCAAATCCTAAAAGGGATGACGATCTTCTAAATTATAGTTACAATTATTATAGAAGTGGAACCAACTTAGAGACATGTAACTTTATTGGGAATGTTTCAGACCTTGTCGCTGTGTCAATGTAA
- the PUS4 gene encoding pseudouridine synthase PUS4 (ancestral locus Anc_3.67), with the protein MNGIFAIEKPTGITSNQFMLKLQHVLNNSQIFSKEIARATAERMQQYRKETGKAPSKRKLRKVSKVKMGHGGTLDPLASGVLIIGIGSGTKKLANYLSGTVKVYESEALFGVSTTSGDVEGEILSQNSTKHLDMDELLSLKDKFVGSLKQTPPIYAALKMNGKPLHEYAREGKPLPRAIEPRQVTIYDLDIFPDSLSRDHHYPLLRPVTDDAIDTVSHLNANLLKDTLYFSKEYCTKMGLASEEANIGDPIPLTEEERAEIDEKKDEYRAPLLHFKAKVSSGTYIRSLISDMGKAMRSSSYMVKLIRLQQQDWSLERNNVFKMEDFTEKDEKVWSAVLKEVLEKGSSVDIKQEMEKALTEWEKEQESIRNKLEEDLPKQNEEISKEKEEIEFNVDNEKKRSIDEV; encoded by the coding sequence ATGAACGGTATTTTTGCTATCGAGAAGCCAACTGGAATAACTTCAAACCAGTTTATGTTGAAATTGCAGCATGTCTTAAACAATAgtcaaatattttccaaagagaTCGCCAGAGCTACCGCCGAGAGAATGCAACAATATAGAAAGGAAACTGGTAAGGCACCAAGCAAAAGGAAATTACGTAAAGTTTCGAAAGTAAAGATGGGGCATGGTGGTACATTAGACCCACTTGCCTCTGGGGTCCttattattggtattgGTTCTGGAACCAAAAAATTGGCTAATTACCTTTCTGGGACAGTGAAAGTTTATGAAAGTGAGGCGCTGTTTGGGGTATCCACAACATCTGGGGACGTTGAAGGAGAGATATTATCTCAAAACTCGACAAAACACTTGGATATGGATGAATTGCTGAGCTTAAAAGATAAATTTGTTGGTTCTTTAAAACAAACTCCACCTATTTACGCAGCCTTGAAAATGAATGGGAAACCATTGCACGAGTATGCTAGAGAGGGGAAGCCTTTGCCCAGAGCCATTGAGCCTAGACAGGTAACTATCTATGATCTCGATATTTTCCCAGACTCCTTAAGTCGCGATCACCATTATCCGTTGCTAAGACCAGTTACAGATGATGCCATTGACACGGTATCACACTTGAATGccaatttattgaaagatacaCTATATTTCTCTAAAGAATATTGTACTAAGATGGGTTTGGCCTCAGAAGAAGCTAATATTGGAGATCCAATTCCCTTGACAGAAGAGGAGAGGGCTGAAATTGACGAAAAGAAGGATGAATATCGTGCACCATTGCTACATTTCAAGGCGAAAGTGTCCAGTGGAACGTACATTCGTTCATTAATCAGTGACATGGGGAAAGCTATGCGAAGCTCAAGTTATATGGTAAAGTTGATCCGTTTACAGCAACAGGATTGGtcattggaaagaaataatgtGTTTAAGATGGAAGATTTTACTGAAAAGGATGAGAAAGTATGGAGTGCTGTTTTGAAAGAAGTGTTGGAAAAGGGTTCTTCCGTTGATATTAAACAAGAGATGGAAAAGGCCCTGACAGAATGGgaaaaagaacaagagTCGATAAGAAACAAACTCGAGGAAGATTTACCAAAGCAGAATGAGGAAATatcaaaggaaaaagaagaaattgagTTTAATGTTGACAatgagaagaagagaagcATTGATGAAGTTTAA
- the MSB3 gene encoding Rab GTPase-activating protein MSB3 (ancestral locus Anc_3.64), translating to MVATDFTSPLMRTTTGGNHHGFTSKFSIRSPSVPNLRQQLYSETNNYSAPAIEGIPNNKDAINDQRSNSEEYGGSLSVIDLYDDNDSESPQKKSTRSITGLEDFQKDVGELNSMSADHSNDDLRRSNSITIDINENEHTDRYGFKKQSTFISEADYNSWWNDYSKYCVRRKFKWKLLLEKGGLPVDNDSPTRFPSKSEKLKRYVRKGIPAEWRGDAWWYFARGQEKLNRHKGVYDTLLVKVNKITEQKDHDNVFTDLEIIERDLNRTFPDNIHFQKQSPQDEEPELIKSLRRVLVAFSLYNPKIGYCQSMNFIAGLLLLFLDEERAFWMLVIITSRYLPGVHDVNLEGVNIDQGVLMLCVKEYLPEIWSYIAPITNKKGASNNRRTTSSTSRKNRSLIIKNEFLYRLPPITLCTASWFMSCFIGILPIETTLRVWDCMFYEESHFLFKISLSILKLSENDLLRHKKHRHGGGILSYGIKGGNSSNTSLGSSNDAASEDGDMEIFQIIQTFPKKLLNPNDIFDKVIFKRKYSFNRLDQDEVDRCRKYVSSQRTKYKHYIDTVEKQEIRGIDKSTNHIGEKENILTSEMDEDTINEALSSEVYGFKRNLTGVHWNNSLKAKVRQMKKKIDREV from the coding sequence ATGGTAGCCACAGATTTTACTAGTCCATTGATGAGAACAACCACCGGTGGGAATCATCATGGATTTACCTCGAAATTCTCCATAAGATCACCTTCGGTCCCCAATTTACGCCAACAATTATATAGTgaaacaaataattataGTGCACCTGCCATTGAAGGAATACCGAATAATAAGGATGCTATAAATGACCAGCGTTCAAACTCAGAGGAATATGGTGGATCGTTAAGCGTCATTGATTTATATGATGACAATGACAGCGAATCGCCTCAGAAGAAATCCACTAGGAGCATTACTGGACTAGAGGATTTTCAGAAGGACGTAGGCGAACTGAATAGTATGAGTGCTGATCATTCAAATGACGACTTAAGAAGATCGAATTCGATTACAATTGATATTAATGAGAATGAACATACTGATAGATACGGatttaagaaacaaagTACCTTCATCAGTGAGGCTGACTATAATAGCTGGTGGAATGATTATTCGAAATATTGTGTTCGTCgtaaattcaaatggaaACTTTTATTGGAGAAAGGTGGACTTCCTGTTGATAACGATTCCCCTACGAGATTTCCTTCtaaaagtgaaaaattaaaaagatATGTGAGGAAAGGTATACCAGCTGAGTGGAGAGGAGATGCATGGTGGTATTTTGCAAGAGGTCAAGAAAAGTTAAATAGGCATAAAGGCGTTTATGATACGTTACTCGTAAAAGTGAACAAAATTACTGAACAAAAGGATCATGATAACGTTTTCACTGACTTAGAGATTATTGAACGAGATTTGAATAGAACATTTCCTGATAATatacattttcaaaaacaatCTCCACAAGATGAGGAACCCGAGCTAATTAAGTCATTGCGTCGAGTACTTGTGGCATTTTCACTTTATAATCCTAAGATTGGATATTGCCAATCTATGAATTTTATTGCGGGCCTATTACTGTTATTtcttgatgaagaaagGGCGTTCTGGATGTTAGTTATTATAACGTCACGTTATCTACCAGGGGTTCATGATGTTAATCTTGAAGGTGTAAACATTGACCAAGGTGTCTTGATGCTTTGCGTTAAGGAGTACTTACCAGAAATATGGTCTTATATTGCACCTATTACGAATAAAAAAGGTGCCAGCAATAACAGGCGAACTACTTCATCTACTTCTCGTAAGAATCGTTCTTTGATAATTAAAAATGAGTTTCTCTACAGACTGCCGCCAATAACGTTGTGTACAGCCAGTTGGTTTATGAGCTGTTTTATTGGTATCCTTCCAATTGAAACTACTTTGAGAGTGTGGGATTGTATGTTTTACGAAGAATCACACTTcctcttcaaaatatccTTATCCATCCTCAAATTAAGTGAAAATGATTTACTAAGGCATAAGAAGCATCGCCATGGAGGCGGTATACTTTCCTATGGTATCAAAGGGGGTAATTCCTCTAATACTAGCTTAGGCTCGTCAAATGATGCAGCTTCAGAGGATGGAGAtatggaaatatttcaaataattcagaCTTTTCCCAAGAAATTACTGAATCCCAATGATATATTCGATAAAGTCATATTTAAAAGGAAGTATTCTTTTAACAGACTTGATCAGGACGAAGTTGATAGGTGCAGAAAGTACGTTTCATCTCAGAGAACGAAATACAAGCATTACATTGATACAGTGGAAAAGCAAGAAATCCGAGGAATAGATAAATCAACTAACCATATTGGTGAAAAGGAGAATATTCTTACTTCTGAGATGGATGAAGACACGATCAACGAAGCACTTTCGTCCGAAGTGTATGGCTTCAAACGAAACCTTACCGGTGTTCATTGGAACAATAGTTTAAAGGCTAAAGTAAGgcagatgaagaagaaaatagaTAGAGAAGTTTGA
- the RIM21 gene encoding Rim21p (ancestral locus Anc_3.63), with product MRMQKSVWRLNQPNDHHYISCDKQDLGPGVLINGDIHGLLKYVDNIQFQSYCDNNLPVYMATKLTNECSYRYLDSVYSDWERYITTVNSVGGSFQYSIYAVVVSLTANFVITIILSVLIFINIRDKPHVRASRLLKFGALIASINLTIFVIRALKKLSWEHKSKGIVTTYYIMKLFTEDPTFIVLDFLSILIFQLCQVGIVIRLFERTQEKRIIFLVGVLLALLNNILWVIPELAMTTGKVYEAWDILPPFVYLFRIVIVASYACIVVSFIIKKRNFCFRTAQMTLLTLLTVLTVLLLPGFFVADISDIWIEDLAEIFTTTCYVGSTVIVWEWLERLSVVQRNDRAQSVLGRPIFEDEENEYNFAKYALRVQSALARNEASDNTDEGSNTNLASSISGEHFQGTSKVPEVRIDHTSSSTLSKTDTTTVDSGSVDQVKFNNKKSFNDVAQENVSTALKKMVYFTDQIVTKSFGKNALNSSSKSSGGSNERKAIVRKRIGSDRPNEVYVYNTKDVVFESDDDSDSELQNNEHDQRNESEEQ from the coding sequence ATGAGAATGCAAAAAAGTGTATGGAGGTTAAACCAACCAAATGATCATCACTATATCAGTTGCGATAAACAAGATCTAGGACCTGGTGTTCTGATTAATGGTGATATACATGGACTACTCAAATATGTGGACAACATTCAGTTCCAAAGCTACTGTGATAATAATCTACCTGTGTATATGGCAACGAAGCTGACAAACGAATGCTCGTATAGATATTTGGATTCTGTTTACAGCGACTGGGAACGGTATATCACTACCGTGAACTCAGTTGGTGGgtcttttcaatatagCATATATGCTGTTGTAGTTTCGTTGACAGCAAATTTTGTTATTACAATTATATTGTCAGTACtaatattcattaatataaGGGATAAACCACATGTTCGAGCGTCAAGATTACTAAAATTTGGAGCTTTGATAGCATCCATTAATTTGACCATATTTGTTATTAGAGCCCTTAAGAAATTAAGCTGGGAGCACAAAAGCAAGGGAATAGTGACAacatattatattatgaAGCTTTTTACAGAGGATCCGACATTTATTGTATTAGATTTTCTCTCTATActgatttttcaattatgCCAAGTCGGTATTGTTATCCGACTGTTTGAGAGAACCCaagagaaaagaattattttcttggttGGGGTTCTTCTGGCTTTacttaataatattctttggGTAATCCCTGAGTTAGCAATGACAACGGGCAAGGTGTATGAAGCATGGGATATCCTTCCACCTTTCGTGTATTTATTCAGAATTGTTATTGTCGCATCGTACGCCtgtattgttgtttcattCATAATTAAAAAAAGGAACTTCTGTTTTAGAACTGCTCAAATGACTCTTTTAACCTTATTAACGGTACTGACAGTTCTTTTACTCCCAGGATTTTTTGTTGCTGATATATCTGATATATGGATTGAGGATTTGGCTGAAATCTTTACTACAACATGTTATGTTGGTTCCACGGTTATTGTATGGGAATGGCTAGAGAGATTATCTGTTGTTCAAAGAAATGATAGAGCTCAAAGCGTTTTGGGGAGAccaatatttgaagatgaagagaatgaaTACAATTTTGCTAAGTATGCTTTAAGAGTTCAAAGTGCACTCGCAAGGAATGAAGCTTCTGATAACACTGATGAGGGCAGTAATACTAATCTTGCCAGCTCTATTTCTGGAGAACATTTTCAGGGAACCAGCAAAGTACCTGAAGTCAGAATTGACCATACTAGCAGCTCAACTCTATCGAAGACTGACACTACTACTGTGGATTCAGGCAGCGTTGACCAGGTTAAGTTTAACAATAAGAAGAGTTTTAATGACGTTGCTCAAGAGAACGTATCTACCGcgttgaagaaaatggtatATTTTACTGACCAAATCGTAACAAAAAGTTTTGGCAAGAATGCTTTGAATTCGAGCTCTAAAAGTAGTGGTGGATcaaatgaaagaaaagCTATTGtaagaaagagaattggTTCGGATCGACCAAATGAAGTTTATGTTTACAATACGAAGGATGTCGTGTTTGAATCGGATGATGATAGTGATAGCGAATTACAGAATAATGAACATGACCAAAGAAATGAGTCTGAAGaacaataa
- the MRX6 gene encoding Mrx6p (ancestral locus Anc_3.62), whose protein sequence is MLSRSALQDLSKGSWLINRDLKRYISTMKTKKKEHKQTTKIDCAEYKNSGSSHLPKVPVPLKLNGKRTIVPKVPTTDYIPSLEMQTEGLFAGYKPLFLGNHVLPVKKQLPEELKALNFIIPKISRINLFSSNAVETLNPDHVSPLDNDGVKTIDIKNILKRSDAEVHPSDNIDNTVAKKTETLTRKPVIPWDASISGVIYNDHPFKNVPGRIISELKPFKIMKGKHIKSGHENVLKNEKIKLRVHARISDESELINIYDINHSLKISNQRKQIHNLGTSKKRYIQSIMSYNVWIKNLISKHTILQKDQRSLKNDIQTLNSFLADEFYKLTKLTIYSDIKEVQLPLYIYVSSTISSKRAFNRFLKKRIFDEIGPIYSTVRSALQDKEDVSKFDEKLRRNIVGIVNDIKQFLPSTKFYNEGVACIEASSPVPGFKRIYWLSRTKRFNTFWGKNYDKDFVVNYTGEFSASRNGIRYMSYPVNLVSSTFDTVFSEWKN, encoded by the coding sequence ATGCTCTCGAGGTCAGCACTCCAGGACCTATCCAAGGGCTCATGGCTCATAAATCGAGATCTGAAGAGATACATTTCGACCATGAAGACTAAAAAGAAGGAACataaacaaacaacaaaaataGACTGTGCAGAATATAAAAACTCCGGCAGCTCGCATTTACCCAAGGTTCCTGTCCCCTTGAAGTTAAATGGAAAAAGAACCATTGTTCCTAAGGTCCCTACCACCGACTATATCCCATCTCTTGAGATGCAAACAGAGGGATTATTCGCAGGATATAAACCACTGTTTTTGGGAAATCATGTACTGCCGGTCAAGAAGCAATTACCGGAGGAGCTGAAGGCGTTGAACTTTATAATACcgaaaatatcaagaattaacctattttcttccaatgcTGTTGAAACTCTGAATCCCGACCATGTTTCGCCATTAGATAACGATGGAGTCAAAACAATTGATATAAAGAATATCCTTAAACGTTCAGATGCAGAAGTTCACCCGTCAgataatattgataatacTGTTGCCAAAAAGACAGAAACTTTAACAAGGAAACCTGTTATACCATGGGATGCATCAATTAGTGGAGTAATTTATAACGACCATCCTTTTAAAAATGTTCCAGGAAGGATAATATCCGAATTGAAGCCCTTCAAGATAATGAAAGGAAAGCATATTAAGTCAGGCCATGAGAACGTGCttaagaatgaaaaaataaaactaaGAGTGCATGCAAGAATAAGTGATGAGTCCGAacttattaatatttatgaTATTAACCACTCTCTAAAAATCTCCAACCAACGAAAGCAAATACATAATCTGGGAACATCCAAAAAGCGTTACATACAATCAATAATGAGTTACAATGTTTGGATTAAGAACTTGATTTCCAAACATACCATTCTCCAGAAAGACCAAAGAAGTttaaaaaatgatattcaaactttaaattcttttctGGCAGATGAATTTTATAAACTGACAAAATTGACAATATATTCAGACATCAAGGAGGTCCAATTACCCCTCTATATCTACGTTTCCAGCACGATATCTTCTAAAAGAGCATTCAATCGATTTTTAAAAAAGAGGATATTTGACGAAATAGGACCGATTTACTCAACAGTAAGATCAGCATTGCAAGATAAGGAAGACGTCTctaaatttgatgaaaaacTGAGACGGAACATAGTAGGTATTGTTAATGACATAAAACAGTTTTTGCCGTCAacaaaattttataatgaGGGTGTTGCTTGTATTGAAGCATCTAGCCCTGTTCCTGGCTTCAAGAGAATTTATTGGCTGAGCCGAACTAAAAGGTTTAATACTTTTTGGGGCAAGAATTATGACAAGGATTTCGTTGTAAACTACACTGGTGAATTTTCTGCATCACGAAACGGAATACGGTACATGTCTTATCCAGTGAACCTCGTCTCTTCCACATTTGATACTGTGTTTTCAGaatggaaaaattga